In a single window of the Streptomyces sp. CGMCC 4.7035 genome:
- a CDS encoding polysaccharide deacetylase family protein, with amino-acid sequence MRDFSRRGLIGLGAGAAAAMGLAACGTQQEDGSGPGHGSGGKTPGTSGSPKPTARPIGDGSTAHTGKQPNQPGKPVPLEPGQTPPQFVIFSWDGAGEVGNGLFPRFLDLAKAHGAHMTFFLSGLYLLPESKKRKYLPPNNAPGASDIGYLTDDHIKATLQNVRRAWLEGHEIGTHFNGHFCGEAHGSVKWWTPKQWRSEIDQAKAFVKEWRTNTGWTDLPSLPFDYDKELVGARTPCLLGQSNLLPTARELGWRYDASSSGGLQIWPQKKQGIWDLPLQQIPFPGHSFEVLSMDYNILANQSLNTTKAPSYNYPGWRTQATNAYISGFKRAYETNRAPFFIGNHFEHWNGGIYMDAVEAALKHIAREKEKGEDVRIVSFRQFVDWLDVQRPEVLNKLRTLGVGQQPAGGWKTFLADTGKAGTGKAGSSASGASANGA; translated from the coding sequence ATGCGGGACTTCAGCCGACGGGGACTGATCGGGCTCGGCGCGGGTGCGGCGGCGGCCATGGGACTTGCCGCGTGCGGTACCCAGCAGGAGGACGGTTCGGGCCCCGGGCATGGTTCCGGCGGGAAGACCCCGGGGACGTCCGGCAGCCCCAAGCCCACCGCGCGTCCGATCGGTGACGGCTCCACCGCCCACACCGGCAAGCAGCCGAACCAGCCGGGCAAGCCGGTGCCCCTGGAGCCCGGTCAGACCCCGCCGCAGTTCGTCATCTTCTCCTGGGACGGCGCCGGAGAGGTCGGCAACGGGCTCTTCCCGCGCTTTCTCGACCTCGCCAAAGCGCACGGCGCGCACATGACCTTCTTCCTCTCCGGGCTCTATCTGCTGCCCGAGTCGAAGAAGCGCAAGTACCTTCCGCCGAACAACGCGCCGGGCGCCTCCGACATCGGCTACCTGACGGACGACCACATCAAGGCCACCCTGCAGAACGTCCGCCGTGCCTGGCTGGAGGGTCACGAGATAGGCACCCACTTCAACGGCCACTTCTGCGGCGAGGCCCATGGCTCGGTCAAGTGGTGGACGCCCAAGCAGTGGCGCAGTGAGATCGACCAGGCCAAGGCCTTCGTCAAGGAGTGGCGTACCAACACCGGGTGGACCGATCTGCCGTCGCTTCCCTTCGACTACGACAAGGAGCTGGTCGGCGCCCGCACGCCCTGCCTGCTCGGCCAGTCCAACCTGCTGCCCACCGCCCGCGAGCTGGGCTGGCGTTACGACGCGTCCTCCTCCGGCGGCCTGCAGATCTGGCCGCAGAAGAAGCAGGGCATATGGGATCTGCCCCTCCAGCAGATCCCGTTCCCGGGGCACAGCTTCGAGGTGCTCTCGATGGACTACAACATCCTCGCCAACCAGTCGCTCAACACGACGAAGGCGCCCTCGTACAACTACCCGGGCTGGCGCACGCAGGCGACGAACGCCTACATAAGCGGCTTCAAGCGGGCGTACGAGACAAATCGCGCACCTTTCTTCATAGGTAACCACTTCGAGCACTGGAACGGCGGCATCTACATGGACGCCGTCGAAGCGGCGCTCAAGCACATAGCCCGTGAGAAGGAGAAGGGCGAAGACGTGCGAATCGTCTCCTTCCGGCAGTTCGTGGACTGGCTCGACGTACAGCGGCCCGAGGTCCTGAACAAGCTGCGGACCCTGGGTGTGGGGCAGCAGCCGGCCGGCGGGTGGAAGACGTTCCTCGCGGACACCGGCAAGGCGGGCACCGGCAAGGCGGGGTCCAGCGCCTCCGGCGCCTCCGCAAACGGCGCCTGA
- a CDS encoding TlpA family protein disulfide reductase — translation MSAACRAPQRLNRTRSRSRRRAVLATAGAAVAALALSACGSGGTSGGSGRTGFITGKDGIATVKKGERDAAPDLSGTTIDGKKLDVADYKGKVVVINVWGSWCPPCRAEAANFVKVAADTASKGVQFVGINTRDTSTEPARAFEKQYGVTYPSLYDPSGKLMLRFKAGTLNPQAIPSTLIIDRDGKIAARTLQALSEEKLRGMLAPVLAEK, via the coding sequence ATGAGTGCCGCCTGCCGCGCCCCCCAGCGCCTGAACCGCACCCGTAGCCGCAGCCGCCGCCGCGCCGTCCTGGCCACCGCCGGGGCCGCCGTCGCGGCGCTGGCCCTGTCCGCCTGCGGGTCCGGCGGCACCTCCGGGGGTTCCGGCAGAACAGGTTTCATCACCGGCAAGGACGGCATCGCGACCGTCAAGAAGGGCGAGCGGGACGCCGCCCCCGACCTGTCCGGCACCACGATCGACGGCAAGAAGCTCGACGTCGCCGACTACAAGGGCAAGGTCGTCGTCATCAACGTCTGGGGCTCCTGGTGCCCGCCGTGCCGCGCCGAGGCGGCGAACTTCGTCAAGGTCGCGGCGGACACCGCGAGCAAGGGCGTCCAGTTCGTCGGCATCAACACCCGCGACACCAGCACGGAACCGGCCCGCGCCTTCGAGAAGCAGTACGGGGTCACGTACCCGAGCCTGTACGACCCGTCGGGCAAGCTGATGCTCCGCTTCAAGGCGGGCACGCTCAACCCGCAGGCGATCCCCTCCACGCTGATCATCGACCGGGACGGGAAGATCGCCGCGCGCACGCTCCAGGCCCTCAGCGAGGAGAAGCTGCGCGGAATGCTCGCCCCGGTCCTCGCGGAGAAGTGA
- a CDS encoding cytochrome c biogenesis CcdA family protein, producing the protein MTGVSTLAATGYNGTVLNGALLVALPIALLGGLVSFFSPCVLPLVPGYLSYVTGVTGTDLAEARRGRMVAGASLFVLGFTAVFVSTGALFGSFGSTLQEHRDVLSKVLGALMVLMGVFFMGLMPWLTQREFRVHKRPVTGLIGAPLLGALFGIGWTPCIGPTLSSVLILSSDQGSAGRGAILTVAYCLGLGLPFVLAAVAFRKALGAFSWVKRHYAWVMRIGGGMMIATGLLLLTGAWDGIVQQMQSWSNGYSVGI; encoded by the coding sequence GTGACCGGAGTGTCCACGCTCGCCGCCACGGGCTACAACGGCACGGTACTCAACGGCGCCCTGCTGGTCGCCCTGCCCATCGCCCTGCTCGGCGGCCTCGTCTCCTTCTTCTCCCCGTGCGTCCTGCCGCTCGTCCCCGGCTATCTGTCGTACGTCACCGGGGTGACCGGCACCGACCTGGCCGAGGCCCGGCGCGGGCGGATGGTCGCGGGTGCCTCCCTCTTCGTGCTCGGCTTCACCGCCGTGTTCGTCTCCACCGGGGCGCTGTTCGGCTCCTTCGGCTCGACGTTGCAGGAGCACAGGGACGTCCTGTCCAAGGTGCTGGGCGCGCTCATGGTCCTCATGGGTGTCTTCTTCATGGGGCTGATGCCCTGGCTCACCCAGCGCGAGTTCCGCGTCCACAAGCGGCCCGTGACCGGGCTGATCGGCGCCCCCCTGCTGGGCGCGCTGTTCGGGATCGGCTGGACCCCGTGCATCGGACCGACCCTCTCCTCCGTGCTGATCCTCTCCTCCGACCAGGGCAGCGCGGGCCGTGGGGCCATACTGACGGTCGCGTACTGCCTCGGCCTCGGCCTCCCCTTCGTGCTCGCCGCCGTCGCCTTCCGCAAGGCGCTCGGCGCGTTCAGCTGGGTCAAGCGGCACTACGCCTGGGTGATGCGCATCGGGGGCGGCATGATGATCGCGACCGGCCTGCTGCTGCTGACCGGCGCCTGGGACGGCATCGTGCAGCAGATGCAGAGCTGGTCCAACGGCTACTCGGTGGGGATCTGA
- the resB gene encoding cytochrome c biogenesis protein ResB — MSDTRSTDVQSDATPDILTNGTEPEPGANGTESDRGSTDGAESGTTAGGVDSDLGEAGSQLSTAPAETAIPGSFGGSRAPGAKGWITWTAREVIGWARWFWRQLTSMRVALLLLFLLSLGAIPGSLIPQTGTDELKVQAFMAEHTTLGPVYEKLGLFHVYSSVWFSAIYILLFVSLIGCIVPRTWQFVGQLRSRPPAAPKRLTRLPAHATWRTDADPEQVREAALKVLKQRRFRAHVAGDAVAAEKGYLREAGNLVFHIALIVMLIAFAWGQLFKSEGNKLVVEGGGFSNTLISYDDIKSGSLFSSDDLVPFSFDLKKFTGTYERSGPNKGTPRTYQADITYSVGAYGKEKKTTVKVNEPLHIGDAKVYLVSHGYAPTVTVRDGKGNVVLHDAVPLLPLDSNVTSQGAIKVMDGYRNAQGKQEQLGFAAFFVPTFAGAGKGDMFSQFPALDFPVLAVTAYHGDLGVDAGIPQNVYQLDTKKLKQFKDAKGNIVKDRLLPGETMKLPDGNGSITFDKDIKEWAQFQIVQQPGSGWALGGALAAIFGLAASLFIQRRRVWVRATTGADGVTVVEMAGLGRSESAKLPEELGDLAALVHDQAPTKTEDPDADPDQEPGATTPVPAAEGAQETS; from the coding sequence ATGAGCGACACACGGAGCACCGACGTGCAGAGCGACGCGACCCCCGACATCCTCACGAACGGCACCGAGCCCGAACCCGGCGCCAACGGCACCGAGTCCGACCGCGGCAGCACCGACGGCGCCGAGTCCGGGACCACCGCGGGCGGCGTCGATTCCGACCTCGGCGAGGCCGGCTCACAGCTGTCCACCGCCCCCGCCGAGACGGCCATTCCCGGCTCCTTCGGCGGCTCCCGCGCCCCCGGCGCCAAGGGCTGGATCACCTGGACCGCGCGCGAGGTCATCGGCTGGGCCCGCTGGTTCTGGCGGCAGCTCACCTCCATGCGGGTCGCGCTGCTCCTGCTCTTCCTGCTGTCGCTCGGCGCGATCCCCGGCTCGCTGATCCCGCAGACCGGCACCGACGAGCTGAAGGTTCAGGCCTTCATGGCCGAGCACACGACGCTCGGCCCGGTCTACGAGAAGCTGGGGCTCTTCCACGTCTACAGCTCGGTGTGGTTCTCGGCGATCTACATCCTGCTGTTCGTCTCGCTCATCGGCTGCATCGTGCCGCGCACCTGGCAGTTCGTCGGCCAGCTCCGCAGCCGCCCGCCGGCCGCGCCCAAGCGGCTGACCCGGCTGCCCGCCCACGCGACCTGGCGCACCGACGCCGACCCCGAGCAGGTCCGCGAGGCCGCGCTCAAGGTACTCAAGCAGCGCCGCTTCCGCGCGCATGTCGCCGGGGACGCCGTCGCCGCCGAGAAGGGCTATCTGCGCGAGGCCGGCAACCTGGTCTTCCACATCGCCCTGATCGTGATGCTGATCGCCTTCGCCTGGGGCCAGCTCTTCAAGTCCGAGGGCAACAAGCTGGTCGTCGAGGGCGGCGGCTTCTCCAACACCCTCATCTCCTACGACGACATCAAGTCCGGCAGCCTCTTCAGCTCCGACGACCTGGTGCCGTTCAGCTTCGACCTGAAGAAGTTCACCGGCACCTACGAGCGCAGCGGCCCGAACAAGGGCACCCCGCGCACGTACCAGGCGGACATCACCTACAGCGTGGGCGCCTACGGCAAGGAGAAGAAGACCACCGTCAAGGTCAACGAGCCGCTGCACATCGGCGACGCGAAGGTCTACCTCGTCAGCCACGGGTACGCGCCGACCGTGACCGTGCGCGACGGCAAGGGCAACGTCGTCCTCCACGACGCCGTGCCGTTGCTGCCGCTCGACTCCAACGTCACCTCGCAGGGCGCCATCAAGGTGATGGACGGCTACCGCAACGCGCAGGGCAAGCAGGAACAGCTCGGCTTCGCCGCGTTCTTCGTGCCGACCTTCGCGGGCGCCGGCAAGGGCGACATGTTCTCCCAGTTCCCGGCGCTCGACTTCCCCGTGCTCGCGGTGACCGCGTACCACGGCGACCTGGGCGTCGACGCGGGCATTCCGCAGAACGTGTACCAGCTGGACACCAAGAAACTGAAGCAGTTCAAGGACGCCAAGGGCAACATCGTCAAGGACCGCCTGCTGCCCGGCGAGACCATGAAGCTGCCCGACGGAAACGGCTCGATCACCTTCGACAAGGACATCAAGGAGTGGGCCCAGTTCCAGATCGTGCAGCAGCCCGGCAGCGGCTGGGCGCTCGGCGGCGCGCTCGCCGCGATCTTCGGCCTGGCCGCCTCCCTGTTCATCCAGCGCCGCCGGGTCTGGGTGCGCGCGACGACCGGCGCCGACGGCGTCACCGTCGTGGAGATGGCGGGCCTCGGCCGCAGCGAGTCCGCGAAGCTTCCCGAGGAACTCGGCGACCTGGCCGCGCTCGTCCACGACCAGGCCCCCACGAAGACCGAAGATCCAGACGCCGACCCCGATCAGGAGCCGGGCGCCACCACCCCCGTACCCGCCGCTGAAGGGGCTCAGGAGACGTCGTGA
- the ccsB gene encoding c-type cytochrome biogenesis protein CcsB, producing MTLATATNEHLANISNTLIYSAMAVYTLAFFAYIAEWLFGSRSKVARTANALTAEATNKAQAPAVTVKKAGGTAVLERPKVVTRAAAGARDVPDGPGAHGGDEQGDLYGRIAVSLTVLSFLVEFAGVLARALSVQRAPWGNMYEFNITFSTVAVGVYLALLALKKNIRWLGLPLITTVLLDLGLAVTVLYTASDQLVPALHSYWLYIHVSTAIFCGAVFYVGAVGTILYLFKDSYENKLQNGGKPGRFATSVLERLPAAASLDKFSYRVNAAVFPLWTFTIIAGAIWAGDAWGRYWGWDPKETWSFITWVAYACYLHARATAGWKGRKAAYIALIAFGCWLFNYYGVNIFVSGKHSYAGV from the coding sequence GTGACCCTCGCCACCGCCACCAACGAACACCTCGCGAACATCAGCAACACGCTGATCTACTCCGCGATGGCCGTCTACACGCTGGCCTTCTTCGCGTACATCGCCGAATGGCTCTTCGGCAGCCGCAGCAAGGTCGCCCGCACCGCCAACGCGCTCACCGCCGAGGCCACGAACAAGGCGCAGGCGCCCGCCGTCACGGTCAAGAAGGCCGGTGGCACCGCCGTCCTTGAGCGGCCCAAGGTCGTCACCCGTGCCGCGGCCGGCGCCCGTGACGTACCGGACGGCCCTGGCGCCCACGGTGGCGACGAGCAGGGCGACCTCTACGGCCGGATCGCCGTGTCGCTCACCGTGCTCTCCTTCCTCGTCGAGTTCGCCGGCGTGCTCGCCCGCGCCCTGTCGGTGCAGCGGGCGCCGTGGGGCAACATGTACGAGTTCAACATCACCTTCTCCACGGTCGCGGTCGGCGTGTACCTCGCGCTGCTCGCCCTGAAGAAGAACATCCGCTGGCTCGGCCTCCCGCTGATCACCACGGTCCTGCTCGACCTCGGCCTCGCGGTCACCGTCCTGTACACGGCGAGCGACCAGCTGGTCCCGGCCCTGCACTCGTACTGGCTGTACATCCACGTCTCGACCGCCATCTTCTGCGGCGCGGTCTTCTACGTCGGCGCGGTCGGCACGATCCTCTACCTGTTCAAGGACTCGTACGAGAACAAGCTCCAGAACGGCGGCAAGCCCGGCCGCTTCGCCACCTCCGTCCTGGAGCGGCTGCCCGCCGCCGCCTCGCTCGACAAGTTCTCCTACCGCGTCAACGCCGCCGTCTTCCCGCTGTGGACCTTCACGATCATCGCGGGCGCCATCTGGGCCGGTGACGCCTGGGGCCGCTACTGGGGCTGGGACCCCAAGGAGACCTGGTCCTTCATCACCTGGGTCGCCTACGCCTGTTACCTGCACGCCCGGGCCACGGCCGGCTGGAAGGGCCGCAAGGCCGCGTACATCGCGCTCATCGCCTTCGGCTGCTGGCTGTTCAACTACTACGGCGTCAACATCTTCGTCTCCGGCAAGCATTCGTACGCCGGCGTCTGA
- a CDS encoding SRPBCC domain-containing protein codes for MTNPIEEGTAEHRGDMYVRHFLLRLPRPVEEVWPALATSAGLRGWLADADPFEPRLGGAVELRLPDGPAPGRITAWDVERVAEYTVEGRGRIRFHLEPGHPTGTTVRFTHESEQDRDPGWRDRFEHLLAYVESSVL; via the coding sequence ATGACCAATCCCATCGAAGAGGGCACCGCCGAGCACAGGGGGGACATGTACGTACGGCACTTCCTGCTGCGTCTGCCCCGGCCCGTGGAGGAGGTCTGGCCCGCCCTCGCCACCTCCGCGGGCCTGCGGGGGTGGCTGGCGGACGCCGATCCGTTCGAGCCCAGGCTGGGCGGCGCGGTCGAGCTGCGGCTGCCCGACGGCCCGGCCCCGGGCCGCATCACGGCATGGGATGTGGAACGGGTCGCCGAGTACACGGTGGAGGGCCGCGGCCGCATCCGCTTCCATCTGGAGCCGGGCCACCCGACGGGTACGACGGTGCGGTTCACGCACGAGAGCGAACAGGACCGGGACCCGGGCTGGCGGGACCGTTTCGAGCACCTCCTCGCCTACGTGGAGAGCAGCGTTCTCTGA
- a CDS encoding ABC transporter substrate-binding protein: MPARLGTWLREDIWEIRFRRYVALFLAAALVSGAVWGGLRLTEEDRSCAPGVAHPEDSHDCVGVSATAYDFGRSQYTDTARAIARENQRLKAGGYVTVALFLPFTTSAPSSLGNLQHQLQGAYLAQYQANHDTTGQSPAIRLVLANPGADGAYWRSVVDRLDAMAKGPDRLRAVAGIGMSTENNKAAVKELTRRGIPVIGTSITADDLANGQGGKDPFPGLARVSPTNTDEARALASFAKVSAGRALLVYDKPGDPYTRTLQRSFEKLLPGSRYQPQPFTPPADRNQEGTTGNAFRQITDRLCTTPKSTDTILFAGRHTQLRQFINSLGERGCVDRELTVLTGDEGSYLTGDKKLEHDALTRNLSVRYTSLAHPDAWKKETAKTGGSAADMRTLEELLTRSKEDPVGPIGTVRLDDGQLITAYDAMRLTVRGLREATTGNHATPSLTAVVNEWPVLKPVNGASGWICLDVHGNPYDKAVPIVELTPSGGTRFVKLAWPEGKPPAKECLPPA, encoded by the coding sequence ATGCCGGCACGCCTGGGGACATGGCTGCGCGAGGACATCTGGGAAATACGTTTCCGCCGTTATGTGGCACTGTTCCTCGCCGCCGCGCTCGTGTCCGGCGCCGTGTGGGGCGGGCTCCGCCTCACCGAGGAGGACCGCTCCTGCGCCCCGGGCGTGGCCCACCCGGAGGACAGCCACGACTGCGTGGGCGTGTCGGCGACGGCGTACGACTTCGGCCGCTCCCAGTACACCGACACCGCGCGGGCCATCGCCCGCGAGAACCAGCGGCTCAAGGCGGGCGGTTATGTGACGGTCGCGCTGTTCCTGCCGTTCACCACGTCCGCCCCGTCCAGCCTGGGCAACCTCCAGCACCAGCTTCAGGGCGCCTATCTGGCCCAGTACCAGGCCAACCACGACACCACCGGCCAGTCCCCCGCGATCCGGCTCGTCCTCGCCAACCCCGGTGCGGACGGGGCGTACTGGCGGTCCGTGGTCGACCGGCTGGACGCGATGGCCAAGGGCCCGGACCGGCTGCGGGCGGTGGCCGGGATCGGGATGAGCACCGAGAACAACAAGGCGGCCGTCAAGGAGCTGACCCGGCGCGGCATCCCCGTGATCGGCACCTCGATCACCGCGGACGACCTCGCCAACGGGCAGGGCGGCAAGGATCCCTTCCCCGGGCTCGCCCGTGTCTCCCCCACCAACACGGACGAGGCCCGCGCCCTCGCGTCGTTCGCCAAGGTGTCGGCCGGCCGGGCACTGCTGGTCTACGACAAGCCGGGGGACCCCTACACGCGGACGCTCCAGCGCTCCTTCGAGAAACTGCTGCCCGGATCGCGCTACCAGCCGCAGCCGTTCACCCCGCCCGCCGACCGCAACCAGGAGGGCACCACCGGGAACGCCTTCCGGCAGATCACCGACCGCCTGTGCACCACTCCGAAGTCCACGGACACGATCCTGTTCGCCGGGCGCCACACCCAGCTGCGCCAGTTCATCAACTCGCTCGGCGAACGCGGCTGCGTAGACCGCGAGTTGACGGTCCTCACGGGCGACGAGGGCTCGTACCTCACCGGCGACAAGAAGCTGGAGCACGACGCGCTGACCCGCAATCTCTCCGTGCGCTACACCTCCCTGGCGCATCCGGACGCCTGGAAGAAGGAGACGGCGAAGACGGGCGGCAGCGCGGCCGACATGCGGACGCTGGAGGAACTGCTCACCCGCAGCAAGGAAGATCCGGTCGGACCGATCGGGACGGTCCGCCTGGACGACGGTCAGTTGATCACCGCGTACGACGCCATGCGCCTGACCGTCCGCGGCCTGCGCGAGGCCACGACCGGAAACCATGCGACGCCCTCGCTCACGGCCGTGGTCAACGAGTGGCCGGTGCTGAAGCCGGTGAACGGGGCGAGCGGATGGATATGCCTCGACGTGCACGGCAATCCGTACGACAAGGCCGTGCCGATCGTGGAGCTGACCCCCTCCGGAGGCACACGGTTCGTGAAGCTCGCCTGGCCGGAGGGGAAGCCACCGGCCAAGGAGTGCCTGCCACCGGCGTGA
- a CDS encoding isopenicillin N synthase family dioxygenase, which translates to MTEPRIPTIDLRPWLDGDPDARARIARTVDEALQTAGFLLVTGHGVDPALRARIRAAARTFFTLPAEAKERYAAKVGGRGWLGPGAEANGYAEGTETPPDLKESLTFATHEPFEDPIVNAEWYAPNVWPREVPELRVLCEEYLARMGELENHLLALLGEALGLEGDFFTRHMTHPTYGFNINWYPGTEVIGEPEPGQFRIGPHTDFGTVTILDRQAGKGGLQVYTDDGGWEDAPYDPEAFTINIGDLMARWTGDRWRSGRHRVLPPPADEPAEELMSLVYFGECTPGTIVESVPAPVGRVAYEPVDSHVYLREKLDSITVG; encoded by the coding sequence ATGACTGAGCCCCGTATCCCCACCATCGATCTGCGGCCGTGGCTGGACGGTGACCCGGACGCCCGCGCCCGTATCGCCCGCACGGTCGACGAGGCGCTCCAGACCGCCGGGTTCCTGCTGGTCACCGGCCATGGCGTGGACCCGGCTCTGCGGGCCCGGATCCGGGCGGCCGCGCGGACCTTCTTCACACTGCCGGCCGAGGCCAAGGAGCGGTACGCCGCCAAGGTCGGCGGGCGTGGCTGGCTGGGCCCCGGTGCCGAGGCCAACGGCTACGCGGAGGGGACGGAGACCCCGCCCGACCTCAAGGAGTCGCTGACGTTCGCGACGCACGAGCCGTTCGAGGACCCGATCGTCAACGCGGAGTGGTACGCGCCCAACGTCTGGCCGCGGGAGGTGCCGGAGCTACGGGTCCTGTGCGAGGAGTACCTGGCGCGGATGGGGGAGCTGGAGAACCACCTGCTCGCCCTGCTCGGCGAGGCACTGGGCCTCGAAGGGGACTTCTTCACGCGGCACATGACCCATCCCACCTACGGCTTCAACATCAACTGGTATCCGGGCACGGAGGTCATCGGCGAGCCGGAGCCGGGCCAGTTCCGTATCGGCCCGCACACGGACTTCGGGACGGTCACGATCCTGGACCGGCAGGCCGGCAAGGGCGGCCTCCAGGTCTACACGGACGACGGCGGCTGGGAGGACGCGCCGTACGACCCGGAGGCCTTCACCATCAACATCGGCGACCTGATGGCCCGGTGGACGGGCGACCGCTGGCGCTCGGGCCGCCACCGCGTCCTGCCGCCCCCGGCGGACGAGCCCGCCGAAGAACTGATGTCCCTCGTCTACTTCGGCGAGTGCACCCCGGGGACGATCGTCGAGTCGGTCCCGGCGCCGGTGGGTCGGGTGGCGTACGAGCCGGTCGACTCCCATGTGTACCTGCGGGAGAAGCTGGACTCGATCACCGTGGGCTGA
- a CDS encoding SigE family RNA polymerase sigma factor, whose amino-acid sequence MPENGRGSEAPTGSRAPESFEVFARASQRRLYRTAYLLCGDPDTARDLTQTTLAKLFQHWRRASAADHIEAYARTVLTRTYLAERRRRLRDLLAHSRPDPRPAPDHADLRVTLMTALAGLPPRARAIVVLRYWEDQSVESVAELLKCSESTVKSQCSRSLAKLRARLGESHIYTTGS is encoded by the coding sequence ATGCCGGAGAACGGCCGGGGCTCCGAAGCGCCGACGGGCTCCCGGGCGCCCGAGAGCTTCGAGGTCTTCGCCCGGGCGAGCCAGAGACGGCTGTACCGGACCGCCTACCTGCTGTGCGGGGACCCGGACACGGCCCGGGACCTGACGCAGACCACGCTCGCCAAGCTGTTCCAGCACTGGCGGCGGGCGAGTGCCGCCGACCACATCGAGGCCTACGCCAGGACCGTGCTGACTCGCACCTACCTGGCCGAGCGGCGGCGCCGGTTGCGGGACCTGCTGGCGCACTCCCGCCCCGACCCCCGGCCCGCGCCGGACCACGCAGACCTGCGGGTGACCCTGATGACGGCACTGGCCGGGCTGCCGCCCAGGGCCCGCGCCATCGTCGTACTGCGGTACTGGGAGGACCAGAGCGTCGAGTCCGTCGCCGAGCTTCTGAAGTGCAGCGAGTCCACGGTCAAGAGCCAGTGCTCCCGCTCCCTGGCGAAGCTGCGCGCCCGACTGGGCGAGTCCCACATCTACACCACGGGGAGTTGA
- a CDS encoding nucleoside deaminase, whose product MDGTQAQEWLATAVAEARAGLAEGGIPIGAALYRDDGTLLGRGHNRRVQDDDPSMHAETAAFRSAGRQRSYRGTTMVTTLSPCWYCSGLVRQFGISRVVIGESETFQGGHDWLASHGVEIVQLNDPECAAMMRAFIEDHPNLWNEDIGDE is encoded by the coding sequence ATGGACGGAACGCAGGCACAAGAGTGGCTCGCCACTGCCGTCGCGGAGGCCAGAGCCGGACTCGCCGAGGGCGGGATCCCCATCGGCGCCGCGCTGTACAGGGATGACGGCACACTTCTCGGGCGCGGACACAACCGGCGTGTACAGGACGACGATCCGTCCATGCACGCCGAGACCGCCGCCTTCCGCTCCGCCGGGCGACAGCGCTCCTATCGCGGTACGACGATGGTCACGACCTTGTCGCCCTGCTGGTACTGCAGCGGCCTTGTACGTCAGTTCGGCATCTCACGGGTCGTGATCGGCGAGTCGGAGACCTTCCAGGGCGGCCACGACTGGCTGGCGTCCCACGGTGTGGAAATCGTCCAGCTCAACGACCCCGAGTGCGCCGCGATGATGCGCGCCTTCATCGAGGACCACCCGAACCTGTGGAACGAGGACATCGGCGATGAATGA
- a CDS encoding RNA polymerase sigma factor, which produces MRSVRKAPGELDEERLVRLVAKGDRAAFEELYRRTSPWMAVRLRRRCADEQIVAEVMQETYLAVWRAAGAFAGSAAGGTAVGWLWTIAARRLVDAFRRRAHHAEPPPAAAPQPVAPAAEEEALAATVDGDVGDALRRLAPELREVLQAMVLDGLSVRETAVLLGVPEGTVKTRARRARIAMRKALA; this is translated from the coding sequence GTGAGATCAGTCAGGAAGGCACCGGGCGAGTTGGACGAGGAGCGTCTCGTCCGGCTGGTGGCCAAGGGTGACCGTGCCGCGTTCGAGGAGCTGTACCGGCGTACGTCGCCGTGGATGGCGGTGCGGCTGCGCCGCCGCTGCGCGGACGAGCAGATCGTCGCCGAGGTCATGCAGGAGACGTATCTGGCGGTGTGGCGCGCGGCGGGTGCGTTCGCCGGGAGCGCGGCCGGGGGGACGGCCGTCGGCTGGCTGTGGACGATCGCGGCGCGCCGCCTCGTCGACGCGTTCCGGCGCAGGGCCCACCACGCGGAGCCGCCGCCCGCGGCCGCCCCGCAGCCCGTGGCGCCCGCCGCCGAGGAGGAGGCGCTCGCGGCGACCGTCGACGGTGACGTCGGGGACGCGCTGCGGCGCCTCGCACCGGAACTCAGAGAGGTACTGCAGGCCATGGTGCTCGACGGGCTGTCCGTCCGGGAGACCGCCGTCCTGCTCGGGGTGCCCGAGGGCACGGTGAAGACCCGTGCCCGCCGGGCCCGGATCGCGATGCGAAAGGCGCTGGCATGA